A window from Acipenser ruthenus chromosome 36, fAciRut3.2 maternal haplotype, whole genome shotgun sequence encodes these proteins:
- the LOC131696575 gene encoding zinc finger protein 653-like isoform X1 encodes MAENSAVKEEATCSVEVTLDRDSVRPVYDYLNRPRGRPRLPDWARTPRRLKGRKKYDARRVYLGETHGLWCKLRRRTPYWSDSEFAQYLLKLEGRYGETYREKYGKQLIWEIYTGKPQGEQCNVNCLHSLVSWYEEHRLTCPHEPQLRSLEPGLGFSTSALWQCQGGHGFHQHLSSSDREASDLENESHIDPEETTKDVLIQGSATENQQHQCQSDAVSYNPALLAQSDSCTQETDAKRPVCESLGLIEAESSDCNSDSITTIEIQDPAPLRPKRHGQGLYIESDGTIKTFRCPYEGCSQVYVTVKSYRNHVNIVHKKGRTEVCSHPGCGKKFYLLNHLQRHMVTHSETRDFTCTLCDKSFKRKNHLEVHQRTHTGETPLQCQYCGFQCRQRASLNWHMKKKHTPAAVQYDYTCELCGKGFEKAESVKFHKLKSHPESTEREGRGDTHSPPDS; translated from the exons ATGGCTGAGAATTCTGCTGTCAAAGAAGAGGCGACCTGCTCAGTGGAGGTGACGCTGGACCGGGACTCTGTCCGGCCGGTTTATGATTACCTGAACCGGCCTCGGGGCCGGCCCCGCCTCCCTGACTGGGCTCGCACCCCGCGGCGGTTGAAGGGACGAAAGAAGTACGATGCGCGGCGGGTTTATCTCGGGGAGACTCACGGGCTCTGGTGCAAACTGAGACGACGAACCCCTTACTGGAGTGACAGCGAGTTTGCCCAGTACCTCCTCAAACTGGAGGGCAGATACGGGGAGACTTACCGGGAGAAATACGG CAAACAGCTGATATGGGAGATATATACTGGGAAACCACAAG GGGAGCAGTGCAATGTGAACTGTCTGCACAGCCTGGTGAGCTGGTACGAGGAGCACCGGCTGACCTGTCCTCACGAGCCGCAGCTCCGATCCCTGGAGCCGGGGTTGGGCTTCTCCACCAGCGCGCTGTGGCAGTGCCAGGGAGGACACGGCTTCCACCAGCACCTCTCCTCATCGGACAGGGAGGCCAGCGACTTGGAGAACGAGAGCCACATCGACCCGGAGGAAACAACCAAGGATG TTCTGATCCAGGGCTCTGCCACAGAGAACCAGCAACACCAGTGTCAGAGTGATGCTGTTTCATACAATCCAGCCCTGCTAGCACAATCAGACAGCTGCACTCAAG AAACTGACGCCAAACGGCCCGTGTGTGAAAGCCTGGGTTTGATTGAGGCAGAAAGCTCTGACTGCAACTCGGACAGCATCACCACCATCGAAATACAAGACCCGGCACCGCTGAG GCCAAAGAGACACGGGCAGGGGCTGTACATCGAGTCGGACGGTACCATCAAGACGTTTCGTTGCCCGTACGAGGGCTGCAGCCAGGTCTATGTGACAGTGAAAAGCTACCgg AACCACGTGAATATCGTTCACAAGAAGGGCCGGACGGAGGTCTGCTCCCATCCTGGCTGTGGGAAGAAATTCTACCTGCTAAACCATCTTCAGCGCCACATGGTGACCCACTCAG AGACCCGGGATTTCACCTGCACGCTTTGTGACAAATCTTTCAAACGCAAGAACCATCTGGAGGTGCATcagagaactcacacaggagagactcCACTGCA GTGTCAGTACTGTGGGTTCCAGTGCCGCCAGCGGGCATCTCTCAACTGGCACATGAAGAAAAAACACACGCCTGCTGCTGTGCAGTACGACTATACTTGTGAGCTCTGCGGAAAGGGGTTCGAGAAAGCGGAGAGCGTGAAGTTCCACAAGCTGAAGAGCCACCCAGAGAGCACTGagcgagaggggaggggggacacacacagcccccccgATTCCTAG
- the LOC131696575 gene encoding zinc finger protein 653-like isoform X3, translating into MAENSAVKEEATCSVEVTLDRDSVRPVYDYLNRPRGRPRLPDWARTPRRLKGRKKYDARRVYLGETHGLWCKLRRRTPYWSDSEFAQYLLKLEGRYGETYREKYGKQLIWEIYTGKPQGEQCNVNCLHSLVSWYEEHRLTCPHEPQLRSLEPGLGFSTSALWQCQGGHGFHQHLSSSDREASDLENESHIDPEETTKDVLIQGSATENQQHQCQSDAVSYNPALLAQSDSCTQETDAKRPVCESLGLIEAESSDCNSDSITTIEIQDPAPLRPKRHGQGLYIESDGTIKTFRCPYEGCSQVYVTVKSYRNHVNIVHKKGRTEVCSHPGCGKKFYLLNHLQRHMVTHSDQPGS; encoded by the exons ATGGCTGAGAATTCTGCTGTCAAAGAAGAGGCGACCTGCTCAGTGGAGGTGACGCTGGACCGGGACTCTGTCCGGCCGGTTTATGATTACCTGAACCGGCCTCGGGGCCGGCCCCGCCTCCCTGACTGGGCTCGCACCCCGCGGCGGTTGAAGGGACGAAAGAAGTACGATGCGCGGCGGGTTTATCTCGGGGAGACTCACGGGCTCTGGTGCAAACTGAGACGACGAACCCCTTACTGGAGTGACAGCGAGTTTGCCCAGTACCTCCTCAAACTGGAGGGCAGATACGGGGAGACTTACCGGGAGAAATACGG CAAACAGCTGATATGGGAGATATATACTGGGAAACCACAAG GGGAGCAGTGCAATGTGAACTGTCTGCACAGCCTGGTGAGCTGGTACGAGGAGCACCGGCTGACCTGTCCTCACGAGCCGCAGCTCCGATCCCTGGAGCCGGGGTTGGGCTTCTCCACCAGCGCGCTGTGGCAGTGCCAGGGAGGACACGGCTTCCACCAGCACCTCTCCTCATCGGACAGGGAGGCCAGCGACTTGGAGAACGAGAGCCACATCGACCCGGAGGAAACAACCAAGGATG TTCTGATCCAGGGCTCTGCCACAGAGAACCAGCAACACCAGTGTCAGAGTGATGCTGTTTCATACAATCCAGCCCTGCTAGCACAATCAGACAGCTGCACTCAAG AAACTGACGCCAAACGGCCCGTGTGTGAAAGCCTGGGTTTGATTGAGGCAGAAAGCTCTGACTGCAACTCGGACAGCATCACCACCATCGAAATACAAGACCCGGCACCGCTGAG GCCAAAGAGACACGGGCAGGGGCTGTACATCGAGTCGGACGGTACCATCAAGACGTTTCGTTGCCCGTACGAGGGCTGCAGCCAGGTCTATGTGACAGTGAAAAGCTACCgg AACCACGTGAATATCGTTCACAAGAAGGGCCGGACGGAGGTCTGCTCCCATCCTGGCTGTGGGAAGAAATTCTACCTGCTAAACCATCTTCAGCGCCACATGGTGACCCACTCAG ATCAGCCGGGGAGCTGA
- the LOC131696575 gene encoding zinc finger protein 653-like isoform X2, protein MAENSAVKEEATCSVEVTLDRDSVRPVYDYLNRPRGRPRLPDWARTPRRLKGRKKYDARRVYLGETHGLWCKLRRRTPYWSDSEFAQYLLKLEGRYGETYREKYGKQLIWEIYTGKPQVLIQGSATENQQHQCQSDAVSYNPALLAQSDSCTQETDAKRPVCESLGLIEAESSDCNSDSITTIEIQDPAPLRPKRHGQGLYIESDGTIKTFRCPYEGCSQVYVTVKSYRNHVNIVHKKGRTEVCSHPGCGKKFYLLNHLQRHMVTHSETRDFTCTLCDKSFKRKNHLEVHQRTHTGETPLQCQYCGFQCRQRASLNWHMKKKHTPAAVQYDYTCELCGKGFEKAESVKFHKLKSHPESTEREGRGDTHSPPDS, encoded by the exons ATGGCTGAGAATTCTGCTGTCAAAGAAGAGGCGACCTGCTCAGTGGAGGTGACGCTGGACCGGGACTCTGTCCGGCCGGTTTATGATTACCTGAACCGGCCTCGGGGCCGGCCCCGCCTCCCTGACTGGGCTCGCACCCCGCGGCGGTTGAAGGGACGAAAGAAGTACGATGCGCGGCGGGTTTATCTCGGGGAGACTCACGGGCTCTGGTGCAAACTGAGACGACGAACCCCTTACTGGAGTGACAGCGAGTTTGCCCAGTACCTCCTCAAACTGGAGGGCAGATACGGGGAGACTTACCGGGAGAAATACGG CAAACAGCTGATATGGGAGATATATACTGGGAAACCACAAG TTCTGATCCAGGGCTCTGCCACAGAGAACCAGCAACACCAGTGTCAGAGTGATGCTGTTTCATACAATCCAGCCCTGCTAGCACAATCAGACAGCTGCACTCAAG AAACTGACGCCAAACGGCCCGTGTGTGAAAGCCTGGGTTTGATTGAGGCAGAAAGCTCTGACTGCAACTCGGACAGCATCACCACCATCGAAATACAAGACCCGGCACCGCTGAG GCCAAAGAGACACGGGCAGGGGCTGTACATCGAGTCGGACGGTACCATCAAGACGTTTCGTTGCCCGTACGAGGGCTGCAGCCAGGTCTATGTGACAGTGAAAAGCTACCgg AACCACGTGAATATCGTTCACAAGAAGGGCCGGACGGAGGTCTGCTCCCATCCTGGCTGTGGGAAGAAATTCTACCTGCTAAACCATCTTCAGCGCCACATGGTGACCCACTCAG AGACCCGGGATTTCACCTGCACGCTTTGTGACAAATCTTTCAAACGCAAGAACCATCTGGAGGTGCATcagagaactcacacaggagagactcCACTGCA GTGTCAGTACTGTGGGTTCCAGTGCCGCCAGCGGGCATCTCTCAACTGGCACATGAAGAAAAAACACACGCCTGCTGCTGTGCAGTACGACTATACTTGTGAGCTCTGCGGAAAGGGGTTCGAGAAAGCGGAGAGCGTGAAGTTCCACAAGCTGAAGAGCCACCCAGAGAGCACTGagcgagaggggaggggggacacacacagcccccccgATTCCTAG